One genomic window of Deinococcus peraridilitoris DSM 19664 includes the following:
- a CDS encoding discoidin domain-containing protein, whose protein sequence is MPTVNARASLRRLPLGLISFTLLLASCGNNPPSPSAQTQPAPTSIEPQALPADALRISSSTASSASSSSNTSVKSWDDNLGTWWSANGLGQWVRYDLGSAKTIDAVSLAWYRGDKRKATFDVELSKDGSSWTKVLSKVSSSGTTLNPQRHNVPDQAARYIRVTNHGNTENSAIAITEAIVHGTGGTLSAGKAYYVDCSAGSDSNNGTSSSSAWRSLGKANDSILNPGDRLLLKRGCSWTGPLKARWNGSSSSPVTISAYGSGDLPLIRNGSPGAVAISGTYQIIEHVRVTADQPAPYPLAIKCTSTPNGWKIGFSFMSGSHHNTLRHASASGLTAGVHLATGSARNKVLRNRLTDNKVMSSNTTDPNIDNSGAWGVLINGDHNEVAWNYFSGNSACSEKYTIEGASLEVYKASGNYFHHNTSINDTTFSEMGGKPDQRSENNVYAYNLFAPLNTPYKTGELLVVRGWNSEHWGANPGTKFYNNTAFNVNLGIACAYGCDKSILSARNNIIVMRADMTKFALESDADFDEGNNIYWRLGGGDPKVIRPGGIDPTSRITDPQLSDPMNRNFGLNAGSPAVDAGVYGPVQDLGITLDLDGKDNTVGTNPDLGAFERQ, encoded by the coding sequence ATGCCGACAGTTAATGCCCGAGCGTCACTTCGACGCCTGCCTCTTGGCCTGATCAGCTTCACCCTGCTGCTCGCCAGCTGCGGCAACAACCCACCCTCACCTTCCGCCCAGACCCAACCAGCGCCAACGAGCATCGAACCCCAGGCGCTGCCCGCCGACGCCCTGCGCATCTCGAGCTCCACTGCCAGCAGCGCCAGCAGCAGCAGCAACACTTCAGTGAAATCCTGGGATGACAACCTCGGCACCTGGTGGAGCGCCAACGGTCTCGGCCAGTGGGTACGGTACGACCTCGGGAGCGCGAAGACCATTGACGCCGTCTCGCTCGCATGGTACCGCGGGGATAAACGCAAGGCCACCTTCGACGTCGAGCTCAGCAAAGACGGCAGCAGCTGGACCAAAGTGCTCAGCAAAGTCAGCAGCAGTGGCACCACCCTCAATCCCCAACGCCACAACGTTCCCGATCAGGCCGCCCGCTACATTCGCGTGACCAACCACGGAAACACGGAAAACTCCGCCATCGCCATTACGGAAGCCATCGTGCACGGCACGGGCGGCACCCTCAGCGCGGGCAAAGCGTACTACGTCGATTGCAGCGCCGGCAGTGACAGCAACAACGGCACCAGCAGCAGCAGTGCCTGGCGCAGCCTCGGCAAAGCCAACGACAGCATTCTCAATCCGGGTGACCGTCTGCTCCTCAAGCGCGGCTGCAGCTGGACCGGACCCCTCAAAGCCCGCTGGAACGGAAGCAGCAGCAGCCCCGTGACGATCAGCGCGTACGGCAGCGGCGACCTTCCACTGATCCGCAACGGCAGCCCGGGTGCGGTCGCCATCAGCGGCACCTACCAGATCATCGAGCATGTGCGCGTCACGGCTGACCAGCCTGCACCCTACCCTCTTGCCATCAAATGCACCAGCACGCCCAACGGCTGGAAGATCGGTTTTTCATTCATGAGCGGTTCGCACCACAACACCCTCCGGCACGCCAGCGCTTCCGGACTCACCGCCGGAGTCCACCTGGCGACGGGGAGCGCGCGCAACAAAGTGCTGCGCAACCGCCTGACCGACAACAAGGTGATGTCCTCCAATACCACCGACCCGAACATCGACAATTCCGGAGCTTGGGGCGTGCTGATCAATGGGGACCACAACGAGGTCGCGTGGAATTATTTCTCTGGGAATTCCGCGTGCTCGGAAAAGTACACCATCGAAGGCGCCAGCCTGGAAGTCTACAAAGCCAGCGGAAACTACTTTCACCACAACACCAGCATCAACGACACGACCTTCAGCGAAATGGGCGGCAAACCCGATCAACGCTCGGAAAACAACGTGTACGCCTACAACCTGTTCGCGCCGCTCAACACCCCCTACAAAACAGGGGAGTTGCTCGTCGTGCGCGGCTGGAACAGCGAGCACTGGGGAGCGAACCCCGGAACGAAGTTCTATAACAACACCGCCTTCAACGTGAACCTCGGTATCGCCTGCGCGTACGGTTGCGACAAAAGCATTCTCAGCGCGCGCAACAACATCATCGTGATGCGCGCTGACATGACCAAGTTCGCCCTGGAATCGGACGCAGACTTCGACGAAGGCAACAATATCTACTGGCGACTCGGCGGCGGTGACCCGAAAGTCATCCGTCCGGGAGGCATCGATCCCACCTCGAGAATCACCGATCCGCAGTTGAGTGACCCGATGAACCGTAATTTTGGGCTGAACGCGGGCAGCCCGGCAGTGGACGCCGGGGTGTACGGGCCCGTGCAGGATCTGGGAATCACCCTCGACCTTGACGGAAAAGACAATACGGTTGGTACCAACCCGGACCTTGGGGCCTTCGAACGCCAGTAG
- a CDS encoding diaminopropionate ammonia-lyase, which translates to MNTERARLYWNEHPQRWGELPDADGLGAFHARLPGYAPTPLRAAPSAARQLGVRQVWVKDESDRLGLPAYKILGASWATYRALEARFGPFQPWCTLEELSRQLRAHLPLELVCATDGNHGRAVARMARWLGLNARILVPADMASARVDAIAQEGATVQVVRGTYDDAVMQAARLVGERSLVISDTAWEGYEQIPRCVVEGYATIFREIDGQLAVLGEAPPEVVAAQMGVGALAASVVRHYRRAGASSRVVGVEPTRAPCVLESVLAGGLVSVPGPHDSIMAGLNCGRPSPVAWPWVSQGIDAFLAVPDERAREAMRLLARDGIVSGESGAAGLAGFIELFTGAGREERRERLGLTADSALLVISTEGATDPVGYARVVGQVATRGTQGLS; encoded by the coding sequence ATGAACACCGAACGCGCCCGACTGTACTGGAATGAACACCCACAGCGCTGGGGGGAGCTCCCGGACGCCGACGGGCTTGGCGCCTTTCATGCCCGGCTGCCGGGGTACGCGCCCACGCCACTGCGCGCGGCTCCATCTGCAGCACGCCAGTTGGGTGTCCGGCAGGTGTGGGTCAAAGATGAATCCGACCGGCTGGGCTTGCCCGCCTATAAGATCCTCGGAGCGTCCTGGGCCACCTACCGCGCGCTGGAGGCGCGCTTCGGCCCGTTCCAACCGTGGTGCACGCTCGAGGAACTCTCGCGTCAGCTCCGCGCGCATCTTCCCCTGGAGCTGGTATGCGCGACCGATGGGAATCATGGACGTGCCGTGGCACGCATGGCCCGCTGGCTGGGCCTGAACGCACGAATCCTGGTGCCTGCGGACATGGCGAGCGCCCGGGTCGACGCCATCGCGCAAGAAGGAGCGACGGTGCAGGTCGTACGGGGAACGTATGATGACGCGGTCATGCAGGCCGCGCGGCTCGTCGGTGAACGGTCCCTGGTGATCAGCGACACCGCCTGGGAAGGGTACGAGCAGATTCCGCGCTGTGTGGTGGAAGGGTACGCGACGATTTTCCGTGAAATCGACGGGCAGCTCGCCGTGCTGGGTGAAGCGCCACCCGAGGTGGTGGCCGCGCAGATGGGAGTGGGTGCGCTGGCCGCGTCGGTCGTGCGTCACTACCGCCGTGCGGGTGCATCCTCGCGGGTGGTCGGGGTGGAACCCACCCGCGCCCCGTGCGTCCTCGAGTCGGTGCTGGCAGGCGGTCTGGTCAGTGTGCCCGGGCCGCACGATTCGATCATGGCGGGCCTGAACTGTGGTCGCCCCTCGCCGGTCGCCTGGCCGTGGGTCTCGCAGGGGATCGACGCCTTTCTGGCCGTGCCGGATGAACGGGCGCGGGAAGCGATGCGTTTGCTGGCACGCGACGGCATTGTTTCCGGTGAGAGTGGCGCGGCAGGGCTGGCAGGCTTCATCGAACTCTTCACGGGCGCAGGGCGGGAGGAGCGTCGGGAAAGGCTCGGGTTGACCGCTGACTCAGCGTTGCTGGTGATCAGCACTGAAGGAGCAACGGACCCCGTCGGGTACGCCCGCGTGGTTGGTCAAGTAGCCACCAGGGGCACTCAGGGTTTGTCGTGA
- a CDS encoding ArgE/DapE family deacylase, translating into MRLDLVSLLDMLVRIDSINPSLVPGGAGEANIARALAQLLTQQGVKVELDEAAPGRTSVIATVKGRGGGRALMLNAHLDTVGVSGMTAPFTPRIEHGRMYGRGTYDMKGALAACILALLSARGVDLRGDVILTAVADEEHASLGMQSVLTRVTADAAIVAEPTGLQLCTAHKGFTWHEITTHGRAAHGSRADLGVDAISHMGRVLVALEQLNRNLQQRAAHPLLGHASLHASLIDGGQELSSYPERCTLRLERRTLPGESVTQIEAELKDLLADLGAQDPTFQAELKLTLAREPFSTPPTAEISRHLLEQAERILGRAPAKVGQGFWMDAALIAASGIPTIVFGPDGSGAHATEEWVDLDSLRACTDILTATIRVFCA; encoded by the coding sequence ATGCGCCTTGACCTTGTTTCGCTGCTCGACATGCTCGTCCGCATTGACTCCATCAACCCCAGCCTCGTTCCCGGCGGAGCAGGGGAAGCGAACATCGCGCGCGCGCTCGCGCAGCTACTGACGCAGCAAGGCGTGAAGGTGGAACTCGACGAGGCCGCACCTGGACGCACGAGCGTCATCGCCACCGTCAAAGGACGCGGTGGTGGACGCGCGCTGATGCTGAATGCCCACCTGGACACCGTGGGAGTGAGCGGCATGACCGCCCCGTTCACGCCCCGCATCGAGCACGGACGAATGTACGGTCGCGGCACCTACGACATGAAAGGCGCACTTGCCGCGTGCATTCTGGCGCTGCTGAGCGCGCGCGGTGTCGACCTGCGGGGTGACGTCATCCTGACTGCAGTCGCGGATGAGGAGCACGCCAGCCTCGGCATGCAGAGCGTACTGACACGCGTGACGGCCGACGCGGCCATCGTCGCCGAGCCGACCGGTTTGCAGCTGTGCACCGCCCACAAGGGCTTCACCTGGCACGAGATCACCACGCACGGTCGCGCTGCGCACGGTTCCCGAGCTGACCTCGGCGTGGACGCCATTTCGCACATGGGCCGGGTGCTCGTCGCGCTGGAGCAGCTCAACCGGAATCTGCAGCAGCGCGCCGCGCACCCGCTGCTCGGGCACGCCTCCCTGCACGCCTCCCTCATCGACGGAGGGCAGGAACTCTCCAGCTACCCTGAGCGCTGCACCCTGCGGCTTGAACGCCGCACGCTGCCCGGAGAAAGCGTCACGCAGATCGAAGCGGAACTGAAGGACCTGCTGGCGGACCTGGGTGCTCAGGACCCGACGTTCCAGGCAGAACTCAAGCTGACCCTTGCGCGCGAACCGTTCAGTACGCCCCCCACTGCGGAGATTTCCCGTCATCTTCTGGAGCAGGCAGAACGCATCCTCGGTCGGGCTCCCGCGAAAGTCGGCCAGGGATTTTGGATGGACGCCGCGCTCATCGCGGCGTCCGGTATTCCGACCATTGTGTTCGGTCCGGATGGCAGCGGCGCGCATGCGACGGAAGAATGGGTGGATCTCGACTCCCTCCGCGCCTGCACCGACATTCTGACGGCCACCATCCGCGTCTTCTGTGCCTGA
- a CDS encoding IS630 family transposase: MAILAKARLQPANVASRASPGGQQGRASGVPKKILALSAKLQAEHPDKDVRLCFQDEARFGLKPTSRRLWAKKGQRPTAPSTVKYQWTYLYAVVEPALGRVFWFVLPKVDTCVMSVFLRAYAASLPEKVIALLVLDGAGWHSTRKLKVPDNIVLAVLPPYSPELNPAERLWTLVREATHHQTFTDLDALEQRLCTRCVELDAQPQVISSATAYLGYYPESS; encoded by the coding sequence CTGGCGATACTTGCAAAAGCTCGGTTACAGCCAGCAAACGTCGCGTCCCGCGCATCCCCAGGCGGCCAGCAAGGAAGAGCAAGCGGCGTTCCAAAAAAAATCCTCGCACTGAGTGCCAAGCTCCAAGCCGAACATCCGGACAAGGACGTGCGGTTGTGCTTTCAGGACGAGGCGCGGTTCGGTCTCAAGCCCACGTCTCGCCGTCTGTGGGCCAAGAAAGGTCAGCGACCGACGGCGCCCAGTACCGTCAAGTACCAGTGGACGTACCTGTACGCAGTCGTCGAGCCTGCGCTGGGTCGGGTGTTCTGGTTCGTATTGCCGAAGGTTGACACGTGCGTCATGAGCGTCTTCTTGCGCGCCTATGCGGCTTCACTACCCGAGAAGGTCATCGCCCTGCTCGTGCTTGACGGTGCAGGCTGGCATTCGACCAGGAAACTCAAGGTGCCCGACAACATCGTGTTGGCCGTCTTGCCACCCTACTCGCCCGAACTCAACCCAGCTGAACGCTTGTGGACCTTGGTGCGTGAGGCGACGCACCACCAGACCTTCACTGATCTCGACGCCCTCGAACAGCGGCTGTGCACTCGCTGCGTGGAACTCGATGCACAGCCACAGGTCATTTCATCCGCAACGGCCTACTTGGGCTACTACCCTGAAAGTTCATGA
- a CDS encoding winged helix-turn-helix domain-containing protein produces MPPEVRLKPHLTSDELRKCYRCCAHPADKTRWHALWLISQDKANRHVAQVVDRSHTWVNDLVRAYNEGGPNAVPTHKRAGEARGGKKAVLDVSGVLELGQALDTEAPPGGGLWTGAKVAAWIAAKTGHRPDQATGWRYLQKLGYSQQTSRPAHPQAASKEEQAAFQKKSSH; encoded by the coding sequence GTGCCCCCCGAAGTTCGTTTGAAGCCGCACTTGACCTCGGATGAATTGCGCAAGTGCTATCGGTGCTGTGCTCACCCTGCCGACAAGACACGCTGGCACGCCTTGTGGTTGATCTCGCAAGACAAGGCCAATCGCCACGTCGCGCAAGTCGTCGACCGTTCGCATACTTGGGTCAACGACCTGGTGCGTGCCTACAACGAAGGCGGACCCAACGCCGTACCCACCCACAAGCGTGCAGGCGAAGCACGCGGCGGCAAGAAAGCGGTCTTGGACGTCAGCGGCGTCTTGGAACTCGGGCAAGCGCTCGACACCGAGGCACCGCCAGGCGGGGGACTGTGGACGGGCGCAAAGGTCGCGGCTTGGATTGCAGCGAAGACGGGCCATCGTCCTGACCAAGCGACCGGCTGGCGATACTTGCAAAAGCTCGGTTACAGCCAGCAAACGTCGCGTCCCGCGCATCCCCAGGCGGCCAGCAAGGAAGAGCAAGCGGCGTTCCAAAAAAAATCCTCGCACTGA
- a CDS encoding SAM-dependent methyltransferase has protein sequence MTGLPADHKRPRPQPTGGVAVTAATAVLIATAIQQRPRPTLPEVRAAAWRLLRAVLPSRRAFAVQLWDGSVLPATEPETARLILRSPDSLGRMLRLPLDVAMGEAYLRGDYDIEGDVGSVAGIADTFDAHLTPTSIAQHLRDVEVLRRQAGGAPPPPFAQLEGQPHSRKRDRQAITYHYDVSNNFYQLWLDRRMVYSCAYFPNGSETLDEAQHAKLELICRKLRLKPGERLLDIGCGWGGLAIYAAQHHGVQVLGVTLSERQLREGRQRVEAAGLAGQVKLELLDYRDVRGEFDKISSVGMAEHVGRRQMSAYFAKAYAALRPGGLMLNHAISDGLQQARVSSLLQSGNFARRYVFPDGELLSIWETLKYASEALFEVRDVENLREHYAQTLKHWAANLEREQASALAEVGPERFRLWRLYLNAAAYYFENGHLSIFQALLAKPDEQRRVDLPRSRADLYR, from the coding sequence ATGACCGGATTGCCTGCAGACCACAAGCGCCCCCGACCCCAGCCGACGGGTGGCGTTGCCGTCACCGCGGCCACGGCCGTGCTGATCGCGACGGCCATCCAACAGCGACCACGTCCCACCTTGCCGGAAGTCCGGGCCGCCGCTTGGCGTCTGCTGCGAGCGGTACTGCCCAGCCGCCGCGCGTTTGCGGTGCAGCTGTGGGATGGCAGCGTCCTGCCCGCCACCGAACCTGAAACGGCTCGGCTGATCCTGCGGAGTCCCGACTCACTCGGCCGTATGCTGCGCCTTCCGCTGGACGTGGCGATGGGCGAAGCGTACCTGCGTGGTGATTACGACATCGAGGGTGACGTAGGCAGCGTTGCCGGCATCGCCGACACCTTCGATGCTCACCTGACCCCCACCTCGATCGCGCAACACCTGCGCGACGTCGAAGTGCTGCGCCGCCAGGCGGGTGGCGCGCCACCTCCGCCGTTCGCTCAGCTTGAAGGTCAACCGCACTCCCGCAAGCGTGACCGGCAGGCCATCACTTACCATTACGACGTCTCCAACAACTTCTATCAACTGTGGCTGGATCGCCGTATGGTGTACTCCTGCGCCTACTTCCCCAACGGGAGCGAGACACTGGATGAAGCACAACACGCCAAACTCGAACTGATCTGCCGCAAATTGCGTCTGAAACCCGGTGAGCGGCTGCTGGACATCGGCTGCGGATGGGGTGGTCTCGCCATTTACGCCGCGCAGCATCACGGTGTGCAGGTGTTGGGCGTGACGCTCTCCGAACGGCAGTTGCGCGAAGGGCGTCAGCGGGTGGAGGCGGCCGGTCTGGCCGGGCAGGTCAAGCTGGAGCTTCTCGATTACCGTGACGTGCGCGGGGAGTTCGACAAGATTTCCAGCGTCGGCATGGCCGAGCACGTGGGGCGCCGTCAGATGTCCGCCTACTTTGCCAAGGCCTACGCCGCGCTCCGCCCGGGCGGGTTGATGCTCAACCACGCCATCTCCGACGGACTGCAGCAGGCGCGGGTCTCGAGCCTGCTGCAGTCCGGGAACTTCGCGCGCAGGTACGTCTTTCCGGACGGCGAGCTGCTGTCCATCTGGGAGACCCTCAAGTACGCCAGTGAGGCACTGTTCGAGGTGCGTGACGTGGAAAATCTACGCGAACACTACGCCCAGACCTTGAAACATTGGGCCGCGAACCTCGAACGGGAACAGGCGTCGGCGTTGGCGGAAGTGGGACCGGAGCGCTTCCGCCTGTGGCGCCTGTACCTGAATGCCGCGGCGTACTACTTCGAGAACGGGCACCTGTCGATCTTTCAGGCGCTGCTCGCCAAACCCGATGAGCAGCGCCGGGTAGACCTGCCCCGCAGCCGCGCCGATCTGTATCGGTGA
- a CDS encoding dipeptidase, translating to MTTEPTERPMQQKKYDGYKSYSYLEPHVDYKVFPLAQEINRVPSRKVDVSPEEEERVRRIFQEQLIISLHDHCFVAPEDLDQFMEFRRWGRDWTGYEGLSVSGLDCVFDNLMNGTAMITSRGGWKWDDIIYDLGMRLSDIDHQDMVVLCRTTQDIVNAKRNGQIAFVVSIEGAAMIENELDRLDILYGLGVRCLGIAYSEGNQLGGGLKEPRDGGLTSFGRKAVQRMNRLGIAIDVSHSGDQTSLDTIEVSDKPVFITHAGARALWNSNRLKPDDVIKACAEKGGVIGIEAAPHTTISEKNSRHSIESYMEHYEYCVNLVGIDHVAFGPDVLFGDHVGLHTTLSAALSIGASRGHLPYEKVPYVDGIENPAEAFPNIVRWLVKHGYSDSDIGKAVGGNIMRVLKEVWYR from the coding sequence ATGACCACCGAACCGACCGAACGTCCGATGCAGCAAAAAAAGTACGACGGCTACAAATCCTACTCGTACCTGGAACCGCACGTGGACTACAAAGTCTTCCCGCTCGCCCAGGAAATCAACCGCGTGCCCAGCCGCAAGGTCGACGTGTCCCCCGAAGAGGAAGAACGTGTCCGGCGCATCTTCCAGGAACAGCTGATCATCTCTCTGCATGATCACTGCTTCGTGGCGCCCGAAGACCTCGATCAGTTCATGGAATTTCGCCGCTGGGGTCGAGACTGGACCGGCTACGAGGGGCTCAGCGTCTCCGGGCTTGACTGTGTCTTCGACAACCTCATGAACGGTACCGCCATGATCACCTCCCGCGGTGGCTGGAAATGGGACGACATCATTTACGACCTTGGCATGCGCCTGAGTGACATCGACCATCAGGACATGGTCGTGCTGTGCCGCACCACCCAGGACATCGTCAATGCCAAGAGAAACGGTCAGATCGCCTTTGTGGTCAGCATCGAAGGGGCCGCGATGATCGAGAATGAGCTTGACCGCCTCGACATCCTGTACGGACTTGGCGTGCGTTGTCTGGGCATCGCGTACAGCGAAGGCAACCAGCTGGGAGGTGGCCTCAAGGAACCCCGCGATGGTGGCCTCACCAGCTTCGGCCGGAAAGCCGTGCAACGCATGAACAGGCTCGGGATCGCCATTGACGTCAGTCACTCTGGCGACCAGACTTCCCTCGACACCATCGAAGTCAGCGACAAGCCCGTGTTCATCACCCACGCGGGTGCGCGCGCCCTGTGGAACAGCAACCGCCTCAAACCCGACGACGTCATCAAAGCCTGCGCGGAAAAAGGCGGGGTGATTGGCATCGAAGCGGCGCCACACACCACCATCAGCGAAAAGAATTCCCGGCACAGCATCGAATCCTACATGGAGCACTACGAGTACTGCGTGAACCTGGTCGGCATCGACCACGTCGCATTCGGCCCGGACGTGCTGTTCGGCGATCATGTGGGACTCCACACCACCCTCTCGGCCGCCTTGTCCATCGGTGCATCCCGCGGTCACCTCCCCTACGAGAAAGTCCCTTACGTGGATGGCATCGAAAACCCCGCTGAAGCCTTTCCGAACATCGTGCGCTGGCTCGTCAAGCACGGCTACAGCGATAGCGACATCGGCAAAGCGGTCGGAGGGAACATCATGCGCGTCCTGAAGGAAGTCTGGTACCGCTGA
- a CDS encoding ABC transporter permease, whose product MTTATLSPSARSVRKLSRNPTAMVSLFILTLVTSFAFLGPLVYLADPEAIDFARQFAPPSFAHPLGTDENGRDILIRLMLGGRVSLTVGFAAVAISLFFGVLLGGLAGYHRGLFDSLVMRFTDGMLAIPAFFIALLALTFFGTGLLQLVLVIGLTSWMGLARLVRGEILRYREELVVEAARALGAGDSRILARHVLPQVIPTVIVYTSVGISYAILTESALSFLGLGIQPPAASWGNMLNGAQNYIYSSPWLAVYPGALILLTVLAFNLLGDGLRDATDPNA is encoded by the coding sequence ATGACCACCGCGACCCTCTCCCCCAGCGCACGCAGCGTCCGCAAGCTCAGCCGCAACCCGACCGCCATGGTCTCCCTGTTCATTCTGACCCTCGTCACGTCCTTCGCGTTTCTCGGTCCGCTGGTGTACCTGGCCGATCCTGAAGCCATCGATTTCGCCCGTCAGTTCGCACCGCCCAGTTTCGCTCATCCCCTGGGGACGGACGAGAACGGCCGTGACATCCTGATCCGCCTGATGCTGGGAGGGCGCGTCTCCCTCACGGTCGGTTTCGCCGCAGTCGCCATCTCATTGTTTTTTGGGGTGCTGCTGGGCGGACTCGCCGGGTACCACCGCGGCCTGTTCGATTCGCTTGTCATGCGCTTCACGGATGGGATGCTGGCCATTCCGGCGTTCTTCATCGCGCTGCTCGCGCTGACGTTCTTCGGAACCGGCCTGCTGCAACTGGTCCTGGTGATCGGCCTGACGTCATGGATGGGCCTGGCGCGCCTGGTGAGGGGTGAAATCCTGCGATACCGCGAGGAGCTCGTCGTCGAGGCGGCCCGCGCACTGGGCGCGGGTGATTCACGCATCCTCGCGCGGCACGTCCTGCCTCAAGTGATTCCCACTGTCATCGTCTACACCAGCGTGGGTATTTCCTACGCCATCCTCACGGAATCCGCGCTGTCCTTCCTGGGCCTCGGAATCCAGCCACCGGCGGCGAGCTGGGGCAACATGCTCAACGGCGCGCAGAACTATATCTACTCGTCTCCCTGGCTGGCTGTTTATCCCGGAGCGTTGATTCTCCTGACCGTCCTCGCGTTCAACCTGCTCGGTGACGGTTTGCGTGACGCGACCGACCCGAATGCGTGA
- a CDS encoding ABC transporter permease, whose product MPFPYLLKRLLHAAVVLVVVCVIAFFLIRLAPGGPSLLADPNLGSVERQAIEERLGLNDPLPVQFAKWTAQLAQGELGQSFLYGTPVTQIILSRLPNTLLLAGMSLLITILIAIPLGMLCGLRPNSWLDRVISTISVVFIAVPVFWLGLLLIILFAVTLHVLPAGGMYTTGREGNLPDLARHLILPVLVLSSASIAEVLRYTRSSTRSVSRQDYVRTARAKGLNEFSVHSRHTLKNALIPVLTVLGLQLPRLIGGAAVTETIFSWPGMGRLSVEAALGRDYPLMTAITIFVALAVVMFNLLIDMLYPLIDPRIKAEA is encoded by the coding sequence ATGCCCTTCCCCTACCTGCTCAAACGCCTGCTGCACGCCGCCGTGGTGCTGGTGGTGGTGTGCGTGATCGCGTTCTTCCTGATTCGCCTGGCGCCAGGAGGGCCTTCGTTGCTGGCCGACCCGAACCTTGGTTCAGTGGAACGTCAGGCCATCGAGGAGCGGCTCGGGCTGAACGACCCACTTCCCGTGCAGTTCGCCAAGTGGACCGCCCAGCTTGCTCAGGGTGAGTTGGGGCAGAGTTTCCTGTACGGCACGCCCGTCACGCAGATCATCCTGTCGCGCCTGCCGAACACCCTGTTGCTCGCCGGCATGTCACTGCTCATCACGATTCTGATCGCGATCCCCCTGGGGATGCTCTGCGGACTGCGACCCAACAGCTGGCTTGACCGCGTCATCAGCACGATCAGCGTCGTCTTCATTGCCGTGCCGGTCTTCTGGCTGGGGTTGCTGCTGATCATCCTGTTCGCCGTGACCTTGCACGTCCTGCCCGCGGGCGGGATGTACACCACCGGACGGGAGGGGAACCTGCCCGACCTCGCACGGCACCTGATCCTGCCGGTACTGGTACTCTCTTCGGCCAGCATCGCGGAGGTCCTGCGTTACACCCGCTCCAGCACCCGCTCGGTCAGTCGGCAGGACTACGTCCGAACCGCCCGCGCCAAAGGACTCAACGAGTTCAGCGTGCACTCCCGCCACACCCTGAAAAACGCGCTGATTCCGGTGCTGACCGTCCTTGGCCTGCAGTTGCCCCGTTTGATCGGGGGAGCGGCCGTCACGGAAACCATCTTCTCCTGGCCGGGCATGGGCCGTCTCAGCGTCGAAGCCGCTTTGGGGCGCGACTACCCGCTGATGACGGCCATCACGATTTTCGTGGCGCTCGCGGTGGTCATGTTCAATCTGCTGATCGACATGCTCTACCCCTTGATCGATCCGCGCATCAAGGCAGAAGCGTAA